Sequence from the Candidatus Eisenbacteria bacterium genome:
CACCGGGCGCGCCGCCTCCCCGGGAGCCAGCACCTCGCCGCCGTCGGCCACGCGCCGCACCCAGTAGGTGAACCGATTGCTGTAGTCGTGCGGACCGACGATCAGGCCGGGGCGGATGTTCAGCGTCCGGCCCGGGAGCGCCGCCTCGGCCGCCTCCTCGCACAGGGCCTTCAGTCCGCCGTAGAGCTCGCCCAGGGCCGCCGCGCGCACCGGGCCCGCGGCGCGGATCTCCCTGGCGCGCGCCAGCTGATCCGCCGTGAGCCGGGTCACCGGGGCGGACTCATCCAGCCCGGGTTTCGAGAAGTCCCCGTACACCGAAACGCTGGAGATGAAGCAATAGCGGTCCGCCGCGCCGGCCAGCAGCCCCGCGGAGGCCTCCACCATGTCCGGGAAGTAGGCGCTGGTATCCACGACGGCGTCCCAGCGACGGCCCCGGAACGCGGCCCCGAGCTCCCCGGGGCCCGCGTCGCGGTCACCCGTCAGGCGCTCGACCCCGGGAAACAGGTCCGGACCGTGCTGGCCCCGATGAAACAGCGTGACCTGGTGGCCGCGCGCGAGGGCCGCGTCCACCACGTGACGCCCGAGGAAGATGGTCCCGCCAAGGATAAGTAGTTTCACGACATTCCCCTGGGTTCGAGAGTGCATGTCCGGCGCGAAGGAACGCCGCGGCCCGCGTCGGCCGCCGGCCCCGTGGACCCGGGCCTGGCCCGTCCCGGGCGCTGCCGTGTCGGATGTCGGCCGGCCCGGTCGGTGCCGGCACCTGGCTTCGACCCGAAGATGCAAGAAAGAACCGCGCTTGAACAGCGAATCCTCCCGCCCGAACGGTGTCTCCCACCTCGCGAGGCAGGACCCCCATCCCGCCGGAGGCCGGCTCCCCAGACGGCCCACGCTCCGCCGAACCCGTCGCCATGGCCGCGCGACGGGGACGGCCGCACTCTCCTCACGGGATCCTCAATCCCGGCACCTGGAGGCGGAACATGACAGGACGTTGGACCATTGCCGCCGCGATGATGTTCGCGGCGGCCACGCAGCCGCCGCCCCCGGCACACGCCACACCCCCGGTCACCGACGCGCGGGCGGGAATCGCTCTCGCCAGCGCCACGCTGGGCGACTACATCCTGCTCGGGTGGAACGACCTCGGGATGCACTGCATGAACCAGTACCACGCCAACTTCTCGGTGCTCCCGCCGTACAACAACCAGTACGCGCAGGTGATCCGGCGGGGCAGCTCCGGGGTGAAGCCGCAGGTGGTCAATTCGGGCATCCAGGTGACCTACTCCATCCCAGGCAACACCACCTCGGTGGGCAAGACTGATTTCTGGACCTATGCTCCGGCACTCTTCGGCGTGACGCTGCCCCCGGACGTGGGGCTGACCGGCAAGGGGCTCACCGGCACGCTGGACCCGGCAGGAAACTACTTCCACGCCGAAGGCATCCCGATCACCCCCTTTCCCGACGCCACGCCCACCGTGGAGAACGCCTACCAGAAGGCGCTGCTGATCGCCCACGACGCGACCAGCGGGGCGGAGCTGGCGCGCAGCACGCCGACCATTCCGGTTTCCGTGGAGCTCTCGTGCATCGGCTCGGGCTGCCACTCCAGCGAGAGCCAGATCCTGCAGGGACACCCCCGCGAGGCCGGATTCGACCCCACCCAGCGGCCCATCCTGTGCGCGAAGTGCCACGCCTCGCCGGCGCTGGGCACCGCCGGGATCCCCGAGGCGAAGTACTTCTCCTTCCGGATACACGATCAGCACAAGTTCATCGACGAGACGATTCCGGGTATGGACGGCTGCTACAAGTGCCACCCCGGGAAGTCCGTGAAGTGCCTGCGCGGGGTGATGGCGGACAAGCACAACATGGTGTGCCAGGACTGTCACGGAAACATGGCGAACGTGTCGAATACCATCGAGCAGGGACGGATCCCGTGGGTCAACGAACCGGCGTGCCGCACCTGTCACACCAGCCGGTACGGCGAGCCGGCGGGCCAGTTGTATCGCAAGAGCGCGGGGCACGGGGGCGTGATGTGCGAGGCCTGCCACGGCAGCACCCACGGCGAGTATCCCAGCCGCCGCCCGGAGGACAACGCCTCGATGATCGCGCTGCAGGGGCACGCCGGGATTCTCTCGGACTGCACCGTGTGCCACGGCGTGACGCCCACCGGTCCCGGCCCCCACGGGACCACGGTCACCGCGGTGGCCGACGAGCTGCTCGGTGGCGCCCGGCGGCTCTCCATCTCCCCCAATCCGTCGCGCGGTGCCTGCTTCGTGAGGATCCCGGCGAAGGACGCCGGGACGGGCAGGCTGCTGGTGTTCGACGTGCAGGGCCGCACCGTGCGGCTGCTGGAGACCGCCCGTGACGGGGCCTCCATGACCGCCGCGTGGGACGGCCGGGACGCCTTCGGACGCAGAGTGAAACCCGGCGCCTACTTCATACGCTGGCAGCAGGGCTCGCAGAGCGCCGCGGGACGGGTCATGATCGTGAACTGAGCCTTCGGAGCGGGGTGCCCCATCCAACGAACCGCGCCGCCCCTCGCAGGGCGGCGCGGTCTTCGTTTGCGCGACAGGGCTTGCGGACAGGGCTATGCTGGCGGTTCCACGATCCGGCCCACGAAGAGCAGGCTGCCGGTCACGTTGTCGCGGATCAGGAACACGAACGGGTGATCCACGTAGAAGTTGTCCACCGGTAGGCTGGTGACCCCGATGGAGATCCCGGTGGCCGCAGCGGCCTCGGTGCCCTCCTCGTTCACGTTCACGAACGCCTTGTGCACCGCCGCGGCGATGAAGAGGTCCCGAGCGCCGTCCATGCCCGAGAAATCGGCCTGGAAGGCCTGGAACGCGGACGGCATGCCCATTGCGGCGAGCGTCTCGACCAGGGAGAACGATGACTCCACGGTGAACCTCGGCAGGCGCACCGGAAGCTTGCGGTCCGACAGGGTGGCCAGCCAGGTATCGAGATCGTCCGCGATCAGCCGCGACTCCAGCTCCGCCAGCCCGAAGACGGAATCCGGCAGCAGGATCACCATCGAGAGATCGAGGCCCTTGTACGGCAGCTCCAGCAGGCGCACGCCGGGCCCGTGGCCGGTGCGACAGGCCAGCTCCCCGCGCATCGTCGGCACCATGCGGTCCACCCCGGGAGCCACGTGGAATGGACCCGAGGCGGTGAGGTTCGGGTCGAACTTCGTCTGCCACTGGCCCTTGAAGTAGATGGCGCTGGTGAGCACCAGCCGGGTGTCCGAGGTGACGGCGGACCGCGGCATCAGCTCGGGGATCTTGCCGCGGGTCTTCTCCCCCACCCAGGTGTTGATGGTGTCGCGCGCCTCCGAGGGGTGCGCGTGGAAATCGAGCGTCTGCAGCTCCGCCCGGTAGTGAATGCCCGTGATGTCCAGGAACGGCGCCAGGAACGGGAACCCGCGCTGGCCCCACAGCCGGTTGGCGAGGCTCAGCTCGTAGCCGCCCAGCGCGGCCCCACGGTCCAGGCTCGACAGCACGGCGCCGAAGGCGGCGTGGATGCTGTCCTGCGCCAGCGGGAAGTGGAACACGCTCGCCATCTCCGCGCGGGTGTCCCCCGCCGCCCCGGCATAGGTCATGGCGAAGGCGGTGGAGATGTTCTGCGGCGAGCAGAAGAGGTTGCCCGGCTGTGCCGCCAGCCGGCGGTACAGCTCCAGGGCGAAGCGGTTGTTGGCGGGCACGATCTGGTCCACGACCGGCTTCAGGCTGGCGTCGAGCTTGCGGACGTCGAGCGGGTTCACCAGGGCGTCCTTCCCGCAGGCGGAGGCGGCGGCAAGGCACAGGCAGCCCAGGAAGACGAGGCGTTTGGCGGATTTCATGACTTGGCCCTCCCGGAGAGGAGGATAGCAGGAATCAGAGGTAGAAGGTGAGGGCGAGGGTGACAAGAGTGCCGGCGGAGAAGCGGTGGCGGAGGACATCCCAGGTGCTGGTCGTGGTGGGCCGGCCATAGGGCGTGTTGACGGCCTCCCGCCAATCGTGGATTCGCGTCCAGGTAGCGTGTGCATCTACTGTCGCGCCGAGGCTGGCCCTGCGCACCGGGAAGACCTCCGCCCCGATCCCAGCGCGCAGGCCAAGGCTCAGGGTGCGGTATCCCTGCCGCACTCTGTCCCGGGAGGCGACGCTGTCGGGGCCGATCCGCGTATCACGCGCCTGGTCTTCGGCGGAATAGCCCAGGACGGGACCCGCCCCGAAATGCAGCACGGAGCGTCCCCGGGGGCGGGCGAAGCGGACGTATCTCAGGCTCAGGCTCCACGAGGCGGGATCGAATGTGTTGTCCCGGCCGCGAACGATGGGATTCCAGTACTGGATCCCGGAGCTGTCCGCATACTCCTCCTTGTTGTGCGCGCTCTTGAATGCGACGCCCACCTGCAGGGCGGCCGCCGCGGAGATCCGGCGCTGGATCACCAGGCCGAACTCGCGGGGCACGGGATAGACGTAGCCATCGGTGCTGCGGAGGCTCAGAGCCCAAGCACGGGCGACCGGCGCAATAGAGTCCGCGACCAGCGACGCACCCGCCGCCGCGGCCCGGTCCGCGCGGATCTGGCCCAATGCGCATGCCACCGCCAGCGCGGCCCAGAAGCAGTGGAGAAGCCGGCGTAATCGGACCGGGAGCGGCTCGCGTGGCATGGCTGGGCTAGAAGTACAGCGAGAGCGCCAGGCCAACGGACTTCATTCCCAGGTCCCAGACGCGGGATGTTTGCGTGTCATGCTGCAGGGAGGCATCGCCGTACTGCGATCCCTGGGCCCGCTGCTGGTCACGTGCAGACGGCCGGTACTGGATGGTGAGGTCGTACTGGGCCACGAGGCTCACGCCCCGGGCCACGAACCACTCCATGCCCACGTTTCCCGTCACGCCCACGGAGACCCCGTGACGCGCGTCAATTTGGCCGGACTCCACGGTGCTCCCCTGGCTCGTGTGGGAATTTGCCGATACGTCGCGGTCACTCCAGATCGAGACGAACGGTCCGATCCCGAAGAAGGGCGAGGGATTCCTGCGCGCCCGGGGATAGCAGAGGTACTGGAACGCCACGCCCACCGAAGAGCTCCGCATATCGTAGGCGTACGACGAGGAGCCCGAACGGGTCGTGTCCGAGTACGCCTCCGAGTTCGTGTCGTCGATGCGCTGCGAGGAGTGCGTGATGTCCAGGCCGAAGCGCAGCGCGGACCGCGGGGACCAATGCCGCTTGAACGACAACCCGGTGCCGGTGAAGTCCCCGAGGATGGAGTACCCCCGGCCCTGGAACTGCAGCGCCCACGCCCCCGGCCGCAGTTCCCGCGCCGCCAGCGAAGTGTCGGGACTGTCTTCGGCCCACGCACCCGGCGCGCAGGTGAATATCGCAACCGCCACGGCTGCCGCCGTGAGTATCAGCCCCGTGCGTCGGTCCATCTCCCTGCTCCTCCCCATCGAAGCCGGGCGGAACCGCCGCCCGCGGCCAAGTTGCGGGGAGTATAGCAGAGAGGTCCGCGCCTGGCTGGCACGGACCCCAAGGAACCACCGGGAGCTTGTGACCCGCGGACCTACGCCGCCCGGGCCCGCCCGCTGGATCGTCCCGCCCGCGGCGACACCCGGAGCCGCTCGAGGCGGTTGCGCCGCCGGTAGGCGTCGTTGCAGAAGAAGCACACCAGCGCCAGCGCGGCGAGCCCGGCCACGCCCACGCGCGGCCACGCCGCGAGCAGGATCCCGGTCACGACCACCTCCACGCCGTGCACCAGGGCTTCGTAGAGGAACCCGAAGTTCTCGCGCCAGGCGCGCCAGGGACTCACCCCCTCCGCGAGCGAGATGATCGCGACCACGCCCGCGCGGTTCACGCTCCAGTACGCCAGCGCCGCGCAGGCCAGGCCCAGGGCGGCGGTCATGACGCCGGCGTGCGGCACCGCGGCGACGCCCGCGGCCCATGCCCACCCGGCGGCCCGCAGCGTGATCGCGAGCAGCGCCGCGTTGTACAGCGCCTTGACCGCCGGCTTGCGCTGCATCGCCAGGTCGGCCAGCAGCGCCACGCACACCGCGGGTGCCACCGCCTGGCCCGCCGGGAGCAACGCCACCGCCGCCAGGTGCGGCATCATCGCGGTGCTGATGGTGCCCCGGCGCCCGTAGGTGGGAAGCCAGAACACCTCCCCCATCGCGAACGCCACCACCCACACCGCCAGCACCGCGGGCGCCGCCACCGACGGGGAGGCCACCGCGAGGGCACCGGCCCCCAGGGCGACCACCCACAGTGCGAGGGCGCCGCGCGGCAGTCGCAGGAGGTTCATCCCACCCACTCCGCGCCTACCAGCCTGCCCGGTAGGCGGAGAAGTGCTGCAGGTCGGCGCCCACGGTGAACTTCACCTTGTCGATCTTGCTGCCCACCTTGACCCACTTGGAGGACGGATCATCCCAGTAGATGGACACGCCGTCGATGTTCAACGGGGTCACGTTGGTGTTCACGAGGCCCATCGTCAGCGTGACCGGCTTGCTGAACCCGTTGAGGTTCGAAGGACTGATGCTGAGGTCACAGCCCACGAAGATCGGGTTGGGGATGACGATGGTCACAAACCCGTTGCCGGCCACCGCGCCCGGCGGGAAGGACACCGTGTACCGGTCGAAGGTGTAGGTGCCGCCCTTCGAGCCGTCCAGGGCGAAGGTCCGGGAGTACTGCCGGCCGGCGTGGCCAAGAGCGCCGCCGCTCGAGCCGGGGGAGGGGTTGATCCACATCAGGCCGCCGGGACCGAGCTGCTCGGAGGGGTCTGGAACGTTCGCGAGCCGCTGCACCGGATCCCCCTGGCACCCGGCCAGGACCACTCCCGAGAGCATCAGCAGCGCTGCCAGCCTTCGCAGAGGATGAGGGTTCGAGACTGATTCCATGGCGACCTCCGTGGATTCGACATCAAGTCCCGGCGCGGCCGGGCGGCTTCCATTGCTTGGGTTCCCTCCATTGCAGGGAGCGTGCCGCGCAGTGCCATCCGCCATATCGCATTACGCGAAGCAGGGCGGCGCAGGAAGCGATGCGGCGGTGGAGGCATGGGAGGACCCGTTGCGGAGTGCAACCGGCAGGCTGCGAATCGCGACTCCGGGCGTCCGGGCCCGGCCGGCGGCATCCCGGAACTGGGCGAAATTTCACCCATGCCGGGGACTATTCCCCGCCGTCGCCGCGCCGCTCCATTGCGTCCCCGGGGTCGGGCATGGTAGGGATTCGGAATCGTTGCCTCGCCCGGCTGCCCGTGCACACCGCAGCCAATTCCAATTCGGTGCTTCACCCGAACATCCACGGAGTCTTCGCATGAGCCGACGACGGCATGCCCGCAAGGCCCAGGCTTCCATCGTGCCTCTCGTGTCGCGTTCGGCGGCGTGGCCCTTCGCGGCCGCGGCCATCGGCGCCATGTGCTGGGCCACCTGGGCCGCCGCGCGCAAGGCGTGGGTGTGCGACGACGCGTTCATTTCCTTCCGCTATGCGGAGAACCTGGTGCACGGGCTGGGGCTGGTGTACAACGCCGGCGAGCGCGTGGAGGGCTACAGCAACTTCCTGTGGACGATGTGGGTGGCGGCAGGGCTCCGGCTGGGCGCCGACCCCGAGGCGTGGGCGATCTCGTGGGGTGTGGCCTGCTTTGCGGGGAGCATCGCGCTGCTGGCCTGGAACGCCTGGCGGTTGCGCCGCGAGGCTCCGGGCGCCGCCCCGTGGCTGCCGGTGGCGGCGATCCTGTTCGCGGTCCATCCGGACGCGCAGGTGTTCGGCACCAGCGGGCTGGAGACACCCCTCTACACGCTGCTCGCGGTCCTGGGCTACCTGCTGCTGGCGAAGCGCGACGGCGGCCCGCGGCTCGCGGCGGGCGCCGGAGCGGTGCTGGCCCTGGCCTCCATGACGCGCCCCGACGGGCCCCTGCTGGCCGCGCTGGCGGGCGCGTGGGTGCTGGCCGCGGGCCGCCCCCGCCTGCGCTGCGCGCTGGCTTTCAGCGGAGCGTTCCTGGCGCTGTGGGCGCCATTCACCGCGTGGCGCGTGGGCTACTACGGCGACTTCTTCCCCAACCCCTACTACGCCAAGTCCGCCTCGCTGGGCTGGATGTCCCAGGGCTGGATCTACGTGCGCCTGTACTTCGTGAAGTACTGGGCGGTGGCGGTCGGCGCCGCGCTCGCCGGCGTGGCATGGGCCGTCTCCCGCGCCCGCGGCGAGGACCCCGAGGACTCCGGGCGGGCGGGCTGGGGGCCGCGCGCCGCGCTGGCGGCGCTCTTTGCGCTGGGCTACACCGCGTACGTGATGCGCGTGGGCGGGGACTTCATGTTCGCGCGCCTGCTGATCCCGGCCACACCATTCTACCTGGTGATGGCGGAGCTGGGCGTGGCGCGACTGGCGCCGCGTTTCGCGCCCGCGCAGGCGCTCCTGGTCGCCGCGGCCGCGGCAGCCGTCGCCCTCACGCCGTACCCGTTCGCGGGCACCGGCTGGATCAGCGGAATCGTCCACGAGTGGGCCTTCTACTCGCCGGAGAATACCGCGACCACGAAGGCGCACGGGCTCACGCTGCGCCGCTACTTCGAGGGGCTGCCGGTGCGCGTGGCGTTCCTGGGCTCGGAGGCGCGGCTGGTGTATTACGCGCGACCCGCGGTGGCCATCGAGAGCCAGACCGGCCTGACCGACCGCACCATCGCGCGCCTGCCGCTGCGCGCGCGCGGCCGGATCGGGCACGAGAAGACGGCGCCGCTCGACTACCTGATCGAGCAGCGCCGCTGCCAGTTCGTGTTCCACCCGCAGGCGGCCCGCGAGCTGAAGCTGGACGAGGCCCTGCCCACGCTCGACATCCTGTTCGACGACGTGCGCGGACGCGTCCTCAGGTGGGACCCGCCGCTTATGGAACAGCTTCGCCGCCGCGGCGCGCGCTTCGACGATTTCCCGGTGCTCCTGGACGGGTTCCTCAAGCAGCTCCCGGCCGTCCGCGACGCCGACGTGGAGATGCTCTACCCCGGCCTGAAGCGCATCTACTTCGGGCATGTGCGCGACCCGCGCCGCGAGCAGCCGTTCCTTGACCGGCTGGCGAAGATCGCGACCGCGCGCGCTACGGCCCGGCCTGGGACAGCTCCCGCGCCGCCGAGTCGATGAGCGCCGCCTCGGCCTTCAGCACCCCCGCCAGCCGCACGATCTCGGTGCGCGCCTCGTCCCATCGCTTCAACTCGATGGCCTCCCGCACCCCCGGAAACGTCTTCGCGCCATAGCCGGTGTACTGCCCCGGCGCGTACACCATGTGCCGGTACCATGGGCGCCCCGGCAGCCCTTCCGGGAGCGTCAGCCGGCGCTCGGTCTCCATGAGCGCCTGGTTGACCGTGGCCAGGCTCACCCGCGCCAGCGCCTCGCCTCCGCGGACCGCCGCGCGGACTCGCGCGCTGTCGTAGCGCGTCGCGCACGCGGCGATCGAATCCACCGCCGACCGGAGCGGCTGGAAGTCCAGCTCGGGCGGCACTTCCATCGGCACCGGCGCGGGCAGCGGTACCTTCGGGTCCGCCACGGCGGCAAAGTAGCCTTCCCCGAGCCGCTGGTTGTGCTCCACCGCATCCTCCCGGGCCTTCTTCAGCAGCTTCTCCACCTCGTCCTCGAAGCGGCGCGTCGCGGCGGCCAGCGGAGTGAAGCCCAGGGGCAGCAGCTCGGCCCCGGCGAAGCGCATCACCGCGCTGCCCGCGGTCTGCGCCAGCGCGCGGCCGTAGCGGAAATCGCCGTCGGCGAACCGGGTGTACCATGAGAAGTCGTCGTAGATGGAGTGGTACACGCCGCCGCGGTCCTCGCCCCCGAAGCCCATGTTGAGGCTCGCCACGCCCAGGTGGTCCAGGAAGGCGGTGTAGTCCGAGCCCGAGCCCAGCGGCCCCAGGCGCCACGCGCGGGCGGCGCGAAGTTCCTTGCGCTCGTCGGCGCCCGCCACGGTCCCGATCTCGCGCAGCCACCGGCGCTCCCATGTCGAGAGCCGGGTCTCCGGGTCGGGCACGTCGCGGGCCACCTCGTTCACGAACGCCTCCAGCGGCTGCGAGCCGTCCACGTCCAGGAAGCCCCGGCCGTTGCTGTCGGAGTTGATGTAGAGCACGGCGTGCCGGCGCAGCTCGTCGGCGTGGGCCTCGGCCCACTCCGTGGAGCCCATCAACCCGGGCTCCTCGCCGTCCCACGCGCACAGGAAGATGGTACGCCGCGGCTTCCATCCCGCGCGCAGCAGCTGACCGAACGCACGGCCCTCCTCCAGCACCGCCGCCACCCCCGAGACCGGGTCCTGGGTGCCATTCACCCAGGCGTCGTGATGGTTGCCGCGGATCACCCATTCGTCGTCCGCGGCGGCGCCGGGGATGCGCGCCACCACGTCGTGGATGGGCTTGAGGTCCCAATTCGAGCTCACCTTCAGGCGCACCTTCGCGGGGCCGGGGCCCAGGCGGTAGGTGATGGGCAGCGCGCCGCGCCAGGCGTCCGGCGCCACCGGACCGGCCAGCGCGGCCAGCAGGGGCTGGGCGTCGCCGTAGGAGATCGGGAGCACCGGCACGCGAGTGATGGACTTCGCGTCCGCCAGCGCCAGTCGCTTCGCTCCGAAGGCGGCCGCGTAGCCGGGGGTGAGAGGGTCACCGGGGTAGGTGGACTGGTCTATCGCGCTGCCACGCTGCACGCCGTCCGCGGGGCGGAACGGGCCCGCAGGATACGTTTCACCCTGGTAGTAGCCGTCGTCGCGCGGGTCCGAGTAGATGATGCAGCCCACGGCACCGTGCTCGGCCGCCACCCGGGGCTTCACCCCCCGGAAGCAGGCCCCGTAACGCGCGATCACGATGCATCCCTTCACATCCACGCCCAGGCGCTCCAGTTGCTCGTAATCGGAGGGGATGCCGTAGTTGACGTACACCAGCGGCGCGGTGACGTCGCCGTCGCAGGAAAAGGCGTTGTAGGTGGGCAGTTGCTCGTCCTGCTGCGCCGAGCTGGGATCCCCCGGCACCGCCGGCTCCCGCAGCCGGCAGGTGAACGCGGACGGCTCCAGCAGTTCCAGGCTGCGATCGCGGGGCGTGGGGAAGAGCACGTAGAACGTCTCGATCTGCGCCTCGAGCCCCCACGCGCGCAACCGGTCACGCATCCACTCGGCATTGCGCTTGCCGGCCTCCGAGCCCACCGGATGCGGGCGGGCGGAGAGCGCCCGGACATGCTCGCGCACGCTGTCGGCGCTGGGGATGGCGCGGAAGCGCTCCTCCCAGGCGCGCTCGGCGCGCGAGGCCGCGGCGGAGTAGCCGGCCAGGGGCGGCGGTCCCCCGGAGGGCGCCTCCTCGCCGGCCGCGGGGTTCGCCGCCATCCACAGGGAGCACAGCACGGAGGAGAACAGGGCGCCGGGCCGCATCGGGGTCCCTCCAGGGTTCGTGGGCCAGGGACGCGCCTTGCGGCGCGCGGGATTGGATGGCGGCAACCGTGAGGCAATGGGGCGCAGCGCGTCAAGCGGCCGGCGCGGCGCCCGCGGCACGGCATCGCGTCGAACCGGTCGGCGGCACGGCGCTCTGGCGCGACGCGCGCCTGCTCGGTTAGTCTCTCCGGCATGTCCGGAACCACCGCTTCCCCCACCCGCGTGCCGGTCCCCCGCCCCCGCGCCGCGCTGGCGCTGGCCCTGTGCAGCGGCCTGGCGCTGTACGCCCCCAACCTGCGCCTGCAGCTGCTGGCCGACGACTATGCGTTTATCTCGGGGGCTCACTTCACCCCCTTCCTGCGCTGGCTGGGCGAAACCGGCGGTGTGTCGTACTACCGGCCTTTCGCCCGGCAGGCCTACATGGGGTTGATGAGCGCCTTGTTCGGCACCAGCCCCCTGCCCTACCACGCGGTCAGCCTGGGGCTGCTGCTGGTGAGTGCGTGGCTGCTCGCACGCATCGCCGCGCGGCTGGCCTCGCCCGGCGCGGGGGTGGTGGCCGCGGTGGTGTTCCTGGCGCAGCACGGCGGCAGCGTGCTCACCGGCTGGGCCTCCTGCGCGCAGGATCTGTTCGCGCTGACCTTCGTGGCGGCGGCGGTGGAGCTGCACCTGTCCGGCCGCCGCGCGGGCGCGGTGCTCGCCACCGCGCTGGCGCTGCTGAGCAAGGAGACCGCCGCGGCCGGCCCGCTGGTGGTGCTGCTGGCCTCCCGATCCCTGCCCGGCCGAAGCTGGAGCGCCGCCGCGCGCGGGGCGCTGCCCCACCTGGCGGTGTTGGCGGCCTGGGCCGTGGCGTACGCGCTGTGGTTCCGGCACTTCCCCGGCGCCCCCCCGGT
This genomic interval carries:
- a CDS encoding NAD-dependent epimerase/dehydratase family protein codes for the protein MKLLILGGTIFLGRHVVDAALARGHQVTLFHRGQHGPDLFPGVERLTGDRDAGPGELGAAFRGRRWDAVVDTSAYFPDMVEASAGLLAGAADRYCFISSVSVYGDFSKPGLDESAPVTRLTADQLARAREIRAAGPVRAAALGELYGGLKALCEEAAEAALPGRTLNIRPGLIVGPHDYSNRFTYWVRRVADGGEVLAPGEAARPVQFIDARDLAEWIVRLLEDGQTGVFNATGPATPLSFGALLDACRAAAASEPAFTWVSDEFLSNSGVGAWIELPLWTGADPSLAGFMSVDCARARAAGLTFRPVVETARDTLSWDLAMPADSERKAGLARERERGLLAAWKER
- a CDS encoding serpin family protein — encoded protein: MKSAKRLVFLGCLCLAAASACGKDALVNPLDVRKLDASLKPVVDQIVPANNRFALELYRRLAAQPGNLFCSPQNISTAFAMTYAGAAGDTRAEMASVFHFPLAQDSIHAAFGAVLSSLDRGAALGGYELSLANRLWGQRGFPFLAPFLDITGIHYRAELQTLDFHAHPSEARDTINTWVGEKTRGKIPELMPRSAVTSDTRLVLTSAIYFKGQWQTKFDPNLTASGPFHVAPGVDRMVPTMRGELACRTGHGPGVRLLELPYKGLDLSMVILLPDSVFGLAELESRLIADDLDTWLATLSDRKLPVRLPRFTVESSFSLVETLAAMGMPSAFQAFQADFSGMDGARDLFIAAAVHKAFVNVNEEGTEAAAATGISIGVTSLPVDNFYVDHPFVFLIRDNVTGSLLFVGRIVEPPA
- a CDS encoding M28 family peptidase, which encodes MRPGALFSSVLCSLWMAANPAAGEEAPSGGPPPLAGYSAAASRAERAWEERFRAIPSADSVREHVRALSARPHPVGSEAGKRNAEWMRDRLRAWGLEAQIETFYVLFPTPRDRSLELLEPSAFTCRLREPAVPGDPSSAQQDEQLPTYNAFSCDGDVTAPLVYVNYGIPSDYEQLERLGVDVKGCIVIARYGACFRGVKPRVAAEHGAVGCIIYSDPRDDGYYQGETYPAGPFRPADGVQRGSAIDQSTYPGDPLTPGYAAAFGAKRLALADAKSITRVPVLPISYGDAQPLLAALAGPVAPDAWRGALPITYRLGPGPAKVRLKVSSNWDLKPIHDVVARIPGAAADDEWVIRGNHHDAWVNGTQDPVSGVAAVLEEGRAFGQLLRAGWKPRRTIFLCAWDGEEPGLMGSTEWAEAHADELRRHAVLYINSDSNGRGFLDVDGSQPLEAFVNEVARDVPDPETRLSTWERRWLREIGTVAGADERKELRAARAWRLGPLGSGSDYTAFLDHLGVASLNMGFGGEDRGGVYHSIYDDFSWYTRFADGDFRYGRALAQTAGSAVMRFAGAELLPLGFTPLAAATRRFEDEVEKLLKKAREDAVEHNQRLGEGYFAAVADPKVPLPAPVPMEVPPELDFQPLRSAVDSIAACATRYDSARVRAAVRGGEALARVSLATVNQALMETERRLTLPEGLPGRPWYRHMVYAPGQYTGYGAKTFPGVREAIELKRWDEARTEIVRLAGVLKAEAALIDSAARELSQAGP